One stretch of Sulfuricystis multivorans DNA includes these proteins:
- the rpsL gene encoding 30S ribosomal protein S12, with the protein MPTINQLVRKPRQAEKTKSKVPALGGCPAKRGVCTRVYTTTPKKPNSALRKVAKVRLTNGFEVISYIGGEGHNLQEHSVVLIRGGRVKDLPGVRYHIVRGSLDTQGVKDRKQARSKYGAKRPKKA; encoded by the coding sequence ATGCCGACAATTAATCAGCTTGTGCGCAAGCCGCGGCAAGCAGAAAAAACAAAAAGCAAGGTGCCTGCCCTGGGTGGCTGTCCGGCCAAGAGGGGAGTTTGCACCCGGGTCTATACGACGACGCCGAAAAAACCTAATTCGGCACTTCGCAAAGTGGCAAAGGTGCGTCTGACGAATGGTTTTGAGGTGATTTCCTACATCGGTGGAGAGGGGCATAACCTTCAGGAGCACTCGGTCGTTTTGATACGCGGCGGCCGTGTCAAGGATCTCCCTGGCGTGCGTTACCACATCGTACGTGGCAGTTTGGATACCCAGGGAGTCAAAGACAGGAAGCAGGCTCGCTCGAAGTATGGCGCCAAGCGGCCGAAAAAAGCCTAA
- the rpsG gene encoding 30S ribosomal protein S7 — MPRRREVPKRDILPDPKFGNVEVSKFVNVIMTSGKKSVAERIVYGAFGVISQKSGKDPIEVFTAAINNVKPVVEVKSRRVGGANYQVPVEVRPSRRLALSMRWIREAARKRSEKSMDLRLASELIEAAEGRGAAMKKREEVHRMAEANKAFSHFRF; from the coding sequence ATGCCTCGTCGTAGAGAAGTACCCAAGCGCGACATTCTGCCCGATCCGAAATTTGGCAATGTCGAGGTTTCCAAGTTCGTGAATGTCATCATGACGAGCGGCAAGAAGTCTGTTGCCGAAAGGATTGTATATGGTGCATTCGGTGTGATTTCGCAAAAAAGCGGCAAGGATCCGATCGAGGTGTTCACCGCGGCAATCAACAACGTCAAGCCGGTCGTCGAAGTCAAGAGCCGGCGTGTGGGCGGTGCAAACTATCAGGTTCCGGTCGAAGTCAGGCCCTCGCGTCGGCTCGCGCTCTCGATGCGTTGGATTCGAGAAGCAGCGCGCAAGCGCAGTGAAAAATCTATGGACCTTCGTCTCGCCAGTGAATTGATTGAAGCGGCTGAAGGGCGCGGCGCGGCAATGAAAAAGCGCGAAGAGGTCCATCGCATGGCAGAGGCCAACAAGGCCTTTTCTCATTTCCGTTTTTGA
- the fusA gene encoding elongation factor G, whose product MARKTPIERYRNIGISAHIDAGKTTTTERILFYTGVNHKIGEVHDGAATMDWMEQEQERGITITSAATTCFWKGMASNFPEHRINIIDTPGHVDFTIEVERSMRVLDGACMVYCAVGGVQPQSETVWRQANKYGVPRLAFVNKMDRTGANFFRVYEQMRERLKANPVPIQVPIGAEEKFEGVVDLVKMKAIVWDEASLGTKFSYGEIPADLLETCKTWREKMLEAAAEASEELMNKYLEEGDLPEEDIKRALRQRTIAGEIVPMLCGSAFKNKGVQAMLDAVVEYLPAPTDIPPVRGILEDGSEGERKASDDEPFAALAFKIMTDPFVGQLTFFRVYSGVINSGDTVYNPVKGRKERIGRILQMHANQREEIKEVRAGDIAAAVGLKEATTGETLCALDKVITLERMEFPEPVIHIAVEPKTKADQEKMGIALSRLAQEDPSFRVRTDEESGQTIISGMGELHLEIIVDRMRREFNVEANIGAPQVAYREAVRKAVEQEGKFVKQSGGRGQYGHVWIKLEPNEPGKGYEFIDAIKGGVVPREYIPAVDKGIQETLPNGVLAGFPVVDVKVTLFDGSYHDVDSNENAFKMAASMAFKDAMRKANPVLLEPMMSVEVETPEEYMGNVMGDLSGRRGMVQGMEDLPGGIKIIKAEVPLAEMFGYSTQLRSLTQGRATYTMEFKHYSEAPKNVAEAIINKK is encoded by the coding sequence GTGGCCCGCAAGACACCCATTGAGCGCTATCGCAACATCGGTATTTCTGCGCACATAGATGCAGGAAAAACCACCACCACCGAGCGTATCTTGTTCTATACCGGCGTCAACCACAAGATTGGCGAGGTGCATGATGGTGCGGCGACGATGGATTGGATGGAACAGGAGCAGGAGCGCGGGATCACCATCACATCCGCTGCGACCACATGTTTTTGGAAAGGTATGGCCTCCAATTTTCCGGAGCATCGCATCAATATCATCGATACTCCTGGCCACGTCGACTTCACCATCGAGGTCGAGCGTTCGATGCGCGTGCTCGATGGTGCCTGCATGGTTTATTGTGCTGTCGGTGGTGTTCAGCCGCAGTCCGAAACCGTGTGGCGGCAGGCCAATAAGTATGGTGTGCCCCGCCTCGCCTTCGTAAACAAAATGGACCGCACCGGCGCCAATTTCTTTCGGGTTTATGAGCAGATGCGTGAGCGTCTCAAGGCAAATCCTGTACCGATTCAGGTGCCGATCGGTGCCGAAGAGAAATTCGAAGGAGTCGTTGATCTCGTCAAGATGAAGGCTATTGTCTGGGATGAAGCCTCGTTGGGCACAAAATTTTCCTATGGGGAAATCCCGGCTGATCTTCTCGAAACCTGTAAGACATGGCGCGAAAAGATGCTCGAAGCTGCGGCCGAGGCATCAGAAGAGTTGATGAACAAGTACCTCGAAGAAGGTGACCTGCCAGAAGAGGATATCAAGAGAGCGTTGCGTCAACGCACCATTGCGGGTGAAATCGTGCCAATGCTGTGCGGTTCTGCCTTCAAGAATAAAGGCGTTCAAGCCATGCTGGATGCGGTCGTCGAATATTTGCCCGCACCGACCGACATTCCCCCGGTTCGAGGGATTCTGGAGGATGGTTCTGAAGGCGAGCGCAAAGCATCAGATGATGAGCCCTTCGCGGCTTTGGCTTTCAAGATCATGACTGACCCTTTCGTGGGCCAGCTTACTTTCTTCCGGGTTTATTCGGGCGTGATCAACTCCGGGGATACGGTCTACAACCCGGTGAAGGGGCGCAAGGAGCGCATTGGACGTATTTTGCAAATGCATGCCAATCAGCGCGAGGAGATCAAAGAAGTCCGTGCGGGAGACATTGCTGCAGCCGTAGGCCTGAAGGAGGCAACAACTGGGGAAACTTTGTGTGCTCTCGATAAAGTGATTACATTGGAGCGCATGGAGTTTCCAGAGCCCGTCATCCACATTGCTGTCGAACCGAAGACCAAGGCAGACCAGGAAAAGATGGGTATTGCTTTGAGCCGTCTTGCTCAAGAAGATCCTTCGTTCCGTGTTCGTACGGACGAGGAGTCGGGTCAGACGATCATCTCCGGTATGGGCGAGTTGCATCTCGAGATCATCGTCGATCGGATGCGGCGAGAGTTCAATGTCGAAGCCAACATTGGAGCGCCGCAGGTTGCTTACCGTGAAGCGGTGCGTAAGGCTGTCGAGCAAGAAGGAAAATTCGTCAAACAGTCTGGTGGGCGGGGTCAGTATGGCCATGTTTGGATCAAACTCGAACCCAATGAGCCAGGCAAGGGGTACGAGTTTATTGATGCCATCAAAGGCGGCGTGGTGCCCCGTGAATACATTCCTGCAGTCGATAAGGGAATTCAGGAGACTCTTCCCAATGGTGTCCTGGCTGGCTTCCCGGTCGTTGATGTGAAGGTTACCTTGTTCGATGGTTCCTATCACGACGTCGATTCGAATGAAAATGCCTTTAAGATGGCTGCATCAATGGCATTCAAAGATGCCATGCGCAAGGCCAATCCGGTGCTGCTCGAGCCCATGATGTCCGTTGAGGTCGAGACCCCTGAAGAATATATGGGCAATGTAATGGGAGATCTTTCCGGGCGGCGCGGCATGGTGCAGGGCATGGAAGATTTGCCCGGAGGCATCAAAATCATCAAAGCAGAGGTGCCGTTGGCAGAAATGTTCGGTTACTCGACACAGCTGCGTTCTCTGACACAAGGACGTGCTACTTATACAATGGAATTCAAGCATTACAGCGAGGCTCCGAAAAACGTCGCCGAAGCGATCATCAACAAAAAATAA
- the tuf gene encoding elongation factor Tu — MAKGKFERTKPHVNVGTIGHVDHGKTTLTAAITTILASKFGGEAKKYDEIDAAPEEKARGITINTAHVEYETANRHYAHVDCPGHADYVKNMITGAAQMDGAILVVSAADGPMPQTREHILLARQVGVPYIIVFLNKCDMVDDPELLELVEMEVRELLSKYDFPGDEVPIIKGSALKAMEGDKGELGEQAILKLAEALDSYIPTPERAIDKPFLMPIEDVFSISGRGTVVTGRVERGVIKVGDEIEIVGIRPTIKTTCTGVEMFRKLLDQGQAGDNVGVLLRGTKREEVERGQVLAKPGTITPHTHFTAEVYVLSKDEGGRHTPFFNGYRPQFYFRTTDVTGAVELPAGVEMVMPGDNVQMTVKLIAPIAMEEGLRFAIREGGRTVGAGVVAKIIE, encoded by the coding sequence ATGGCAAAAGGAAAGTTTGAGCGTACGAAGCCGCACGTGAATGTGGGGACGATTGGGCACGTGGATCATGGCAAGACCACGTTGACGGCGGCGATTACGACGATATTGGCGTCGAAGTTTGGTGGAGAGGCGAAGAAATATGATGAGATTGATGCGGCGCCGGAAGAGAAGGCGCGGGGCATCACCATCAACACGGCGCACGTTGAGTACGAGACGGCGAACCGACACTACGCACACGTTGACTGTCCGGGCCATGCGGACTACGTGAAGAACATGATCACTGGGGCGGCGCAGATGGACGGTGCGATTTTGGTGGTATCGGCGGCGGACGGTCCGATGCCGCAGACCCGCGAGCACATCCTGCTGGCGCGTCAAGTGGGCGTGCCGTACATCATTGTGTTTCTGAACAAATGCGACATGGTGGATGATCCTGAGCTGCTTGAGCTGGTTGAAATGGAAGTGCGCGAGCTGCTCAGCAAGTACGATTTTCCGGGCGACGAAGTGCCGATCATCAAAGGTTCGGCGCTGAAAGCGATGGAAGGCGACAAAGGCGAGCTGGGGGAGCAGGCGATCCTGAAGCTGGCGGAAGCGCTGGACAGCTACATTCCGACGCCGGAGCGTGCCATTGACAAGCCGTTTTTGATGCCGATCGAAGACGTCTTCTCGATCTCTGGGCGAGGCACGGTCGTCACGGGTCGGGTCGAGCGTGGTGTCATCAAAGTGGGTGATGAAATCGAAATCGTCGGCATTCGGCCGACCATCAAGACCACCTGCACGGGAGTGGAAATGTTCCGCAAGCTGCTCGACCAAGGGCAAGCGGGGGACAACGTTGGCGTGCTGCTGCGCGGCACCAAGCGGGAAGAAGTCGAGCGGGGCCAAGTGTTGGCCAAGCCGGGCACGATCACCCCGCACACGCACTTCACGGCGGAAGTGTATGTGCTGTCGAAGGACGAAGGTGGGCGGCACACGCCGTTCTTCAATGGCTATCGTCCGCAGTTTTACTTCCGCACGACGGACGTGACGGGGGCGGTGGAACTGCCGGCGGGGGTTGAGATGGTGATGCCGGGGGACAACGTGCAGATGACGGTGAAGCTGATTGCGCCGATCGCGATGGAAGAAGGTCTGCGCTTCGCGATCCGCGAAGGCGGCCGCACCGTCGGCGCCGGCGTCGTCGCGAAAATCATCGAGTAA
- the rpsJ gene encoding 30S ribosomal protein S10, translating into MQNQKIRIRLKAFDYRLIDQSALEIVDTAKRTGAVVRGPVPLPTRIERFNILRSPHVNKTSRDQFEIRTHLRLMDIIDPTDKTVDALMKLDLPAGVDVEIKLQ; encoded by the coding sequence ATGCAAAACCAAAAAATTCGTATCCGCTTGAAGGCTTTTGATTATCGTTTGATCGATCAGTCTGCGCTGGAAATCGTGGATACTGCTAAACGTACGGGTGCGGTAGTTCGTGGCCCTGTTCCGCTCCCGACGCGGATCGAGCGCTTCAATATTCTGCGCTCTCCTCATGTCAATAAGACATCTCGCGACCAATTCGAAATCCGTACGCATTTGCGCCTGATGGACATCATTGATCCGACGGACAAAACCGTTGATGCTTTGATGAAGCTGGATCTTCCGGCGGGTGTTGATGTGGAAATCAAGTTGCAATAA
- the rplC gene encoding 50S ribosomal protein L3, which translates to MSLGLVGRKVGMTRLFTEDGSTVPVTVLDVSSNRIAQIKKPESDGYLAVQIAFGKRRASRVKKPAIGHFAKAGIEAAASLTEFRIDATQETEFKLGDPVDVSIFSVGQRVDVSGVSIGKGFSGSIKRHNFSSNRASHGNSVSHNSPGSISMAQDPGRVFPGKRMAGHLGNTRRTVQNLEVVRVDANRQLLMLKGAVPGARGSQVVVRPAVKAQSSSK; encoded by the coding sequence ATGAGCTTAGGCCTTGTTGGACGCAAGGTCGGTATGACGCGCCTCTTTACAGAGGATGGCTCTACCGTTCCAGTAACGGTGCTCGACGTATCGAGCAATCGGATCGCACAGATCAAAAAACCAGAATCTGACGGCTACTTGGCCGTTCAGATCGCATTTGGCAAGCGTAGGGCTTCCCGTGTCAAGAAGCCGGCGATCGGTCACTTTGCCAAAGCGGGTATTGAGGCGGCGGCATCGCTCACCGAGTTTCGCATCGACGCTACGCAAGAGACCGAGTTCAAGCTTGGCGATCCGGTAGATGTTTCCATCTTTTCGGTTGGTCAGCGGGTGGATGTTTCCGGTGTTTCCATCGGTAAGGGATTCTCGGGTTCAATCAAACGCCACAACTTCAGTTCGAATCGTGCGTCTCATGGCAACTCGGTGTCGCATAACTCTCCAGGTTCGATTTCTATGGCGCAGGATCCAGGACGTGTATTCCCTGGGAAGCGTATGGCTGGTCATTTGGGCAATACTCGCAGAACCGTACAGAATCTCGAGGTGGTTCGTGTCGATGCGAATCGTCAACTGTTGATGCTCAAGGGTGCAGTCCCGGGGGCTCGAGGTAGCCAGGTCGTTGTTCGTCCCGCAGTCAAGGCGCAATCGTCTTCAAAGTAA
- the rplD gene encoding 50S ribosomal protein L4, which produces MELKVINEEGQASARMNASDGLFARDYNEPLVHQLVVAYQANARSGNRAQLNRAEVRHSTKKPWRQKGTGRARAGMTSSPLWRGGGRIFPNSPEENFTQKINRKMYRAGLATILSQLVREDRLAIIEEFHVGAPKTRLVAEKLKKMGLDSVLLVTDDLNENLMLATRNLPNVLVLEPRQADLLSLIRFPKVLMTKGAVSKLEEMFG; this is translated from the coding sequence ATGGAACTTAAGGTCATTAACGAAGAGGGGCAAGCCAGCGCTAGGATGAACGCCTCGGACGGGCTTTTTGCCCGTGATTACAATGAGCCATTGGTGCATCAGCTAGTCGTGGCTTATCAGGCCAATGCGCGTTCCGGCAATCGGGCACAATTGAATCGTGCCGAGGTTAGGCATAGCACGAAGAAACCATGGCGGCAAAAAGGGACCGGTCGTGCCCGCGCAGGGATGACTTCCAGCCCGCTGTGGCGTGGTGGCGGCAGAATATTTCCGAATAGCCCGGAAGAAAACTTTACACAGAAAATCAATCGGAAAATGTACCGGGCTGGGCTAGCCACAATCCTATCGCAACTAGTGCGTGAGGACCGTCTCGCCATCATTGAGGAGTTTCATGTAGGCGCCCCGAAAACAAGGTTGGTCGCTGAAAAGCTCAAAAAAATGGGTCTCGATTCGGTCCTCCTCGTGACGGATGATCTCAACGAAAATTTGATGCTTGCCACTCGTAATTTGCCCAATGTGCTGGTTCTGGAACCCAGGCAGGCAGACCTATTGTCGCTGATCCGTTTCCCGAAGGTCCTGATGACAAAGGGTGCAGTATCTAAACTTGAGGAGATGTTCGGATGA
- the rplW gene encoding 50S ribosomal protein L23 translates to MSKPGFSQERLMQVLLAPQISEKATMLADKANQVVFVVAPDATKPEIKAAVEMLFKVKVDGVQVANAKGKVKRFGRLIGRRGNVRKAFVSLMPGQEINFAEGIA, encoded by the coding sequence ATGAGCAAGCCAGGATTTAGCCAAGAGCGATTGATGCAGGTGTTATTGGCGCCTCAGATCTCGGAAAAGGCGACCATGCTCGCGGACAAAGCAAATCAAGTCGTTTTCGTCGTTGCTCCTGATGCGACCAAACCTGAAATCAAGGCTGCGGTCGAGATGTTGTTCAAGGTCAAGGTTGATGGTGTGCAGGTGGCCAATGCCAAGGGGAAAGTAAAGCGCTTTGGACGGCTGATCGGACGACGTGGCAACGTCCGGAAGGCGTTCGTCTCGCTTATGCCCGGTCAGGAAATCAATTTTGCGGAGGGAATTGCGTAA
- the rplB gene encoding 50S ribosomal protein L2, which yields MAIVKVKPTSAGRRALVKIVNPELYKGSSHPGLTEKKTSKAGRNNHGHITTRHQGGGHKQHYRVIDFKRNKDGVIAKVERLEYDPNRSANIALLCYADGERRYIIAPRGLSVGQEVVSGPEATIKPGNALPIRNIPVGSTIHCIELMPGKGAQMARAAGSSAQLLAREGAYAQVRLRSGEIRRVHIDCRATIGEVGNEEHNLRKLGKAGASRWRGIRPTVRGVAMNPIDHPHGGGEGRTGEGRVPVSPWGQPTKGYRTRTNKRTDNMIVQRRYKR from the coding sequence ATGGCCATCGTCAAAGTCAAACCGACATCTGCCGGACGACGGGCTCTCGTCAAAATTGTCAACCCCGAACTTTACAAAGGCTCTTCTCACCCAGGCTTGACCGAAAAGAAGACGAGTAAGGCGGGGCGAAATAATCACGGCCATATTACGACGCGCCATCAAGGTGGTGGTCACAAGCAGCATTACCGAGTCATTGATTTCAAACGCAATAAGGATGGAGTCATTGCGAAGGTTGAACGCTTGGAATATGACCCCAATCGCTCAGCAAATATTGCATTGCTTTGTTATGCGGATGGCGAAAGGCGCTACATCATCGCTCCGAGAGGTTTATCGGTTGGCCAAGAAGTGGTGAGCGGTCCTGAGGCTACGATCAAGCCCGGAAATGCGCTGCCGATTCGCAATATCCCTGTCGGCAGCACGATACACTGTATAGAGTTGATGCCTGGCAAGGGCGCGCAGATGGCACGTGCTGCGGGTTCCTCGGCTCAATTGTTGGCTAGAGAGGGTGCCTACGCGCAAGTACGATTACGTTCCGGCGAGATCCGGCGCGTACATATCGATTGCCGAGCCACCATTGGCGAAGTCGGCAATGAGGAGCACAACCTGCGCAAGCTCGGCAAAGCTGGTGCAAGTCGTTGGCGCGGTATTCGGCCGACTGTAAGGGGTGTTGCCATGAACCCGATAGATCATCCCCATGGTGGTGGCGAGGGGCGAACCGGCGAAGGGCGAGTTCCGGTCAGCCCATGGGGCCAGCCCACGAAGGGCTATCGAACACGAACGAACAAGCGCACAGACAACATGATTGTCCAGCGCCGTTACAAGCGATAA
- the rpsS gene encoding 30S ribosomal protein S19, which yields MARSIKKGPFVDDHLLKKVEAARASNDKRPIKTWSRRSTILPEFIGLTIAVHNGKQHIPIYVSENMIGHKLGEFAVTRTFKGHAAGKKAAKK from the coding sequence ATGGCACGTTCCATCAAAAAAGGGCCTTTCGTCGATGATCATCTGCTCAAGAAGGTTGAAGCCGCGCGTGCTTCGAATGACAAGCGGCCGATTAAGACGTGGTCACGGCGCTCGACGATCCTGCCAGAATTTATCGGACTGACGATCGCTGTGCATAACGGGAAGCAGCATATCCCGATATATGTTTCAGAAAATATGATCGGACATAAGCTGGGCGAGTTTGCCGTTACCCGCACTTTCAAAGGGCACGCGGCGGGTAAGAAGGCAGCCAAGAAGTAA
- the rplV gene encoding 50S ribosomal protein L22: METNAVLRGVRLSAQKGRLVADLVRGKTVEHALNILAYTPKKGAAIVKKVLESAIANAEHNDGADIDALKVTRIHVEQGPVLKRFTARAKGRGNRISKQTCHIYVTVGD, encoded by the coding sequence ATGGAAACGAATGCGGTATTACGGGGGGTGCGGCTTTCCGCACAGAAGGGGCGGCTCGTTGCTGATCTCGTGCGCGGAAAAACCGTCGAACACGCGCTGAACATTCTTGCCTACACACCCAAAAAAGGTGCGGCCATTGTCAAAAAAGTGCTCGAATCTGCCATCGCCAACGCGGAACACAACGATGGAGCTGATATCGATGCATTGAAGGTGACTCGTATCCACGTTGAGCAGGGACCGGTATTGAAGCGTTTTACTGCTCGTGCCAAGGGGCGTGGAAATCGGATCAGCAAACAGACGTGTCACATTTATGTGACAGTGGGAGACTAA
- the rpsC gene encoding 30S ribosomal protein S3, translated as MGQKIHPTGFRLSVTRDWSSRWFANSKAFPGMLREDIAVRDYIRKKLAHASVGRVVIERPAKNARVTVHSARPGVVIGKKGEDIELLKRDLQNRMGVPVHVSIEEIRKPEIDAQLIADSISQQLEKRIMFRRAMKRAMQNAMRLGAQGIKIMSSGRLNGAEIARTEWYREGRVPLHTLRAQIDYGFSEAKTTYGVIGIKVWVFKGETTGREETVTPPAPQERQDEPAKRPKRSVRASSSAADGETKPAASKMQKKSEAAQSEVKPGQDSPKPTAKRVRKTAAGQPVAGKGAKE; from the coding sequence ATGGGACAAAAAATTCATCCAACCGGGTTTCGACTCTCTGTCACGCGCGATTGGTCATCCCGCTGGTTTGCTAATTCAAAAGCATTTCCTGGGATGCTCCGTGAAGACATCGCTGTCCGTGACTATATTAGAAAAAAACTAGCACATGCATCCGTAGGGCGGGTGGTCATTGAGCGCCCGGCGAAAAATGCTCGAGTGACCGTGCATAGCGCACGCCCAGGCGTTGTCATCGGAAAGAAAGGCGAGGACATCGAGTTGCTCAAGCGCGACCTGCAGAATCGGATGGGCGTCCCTGTTCATGTAAGTATCGAAGAGATACGCAAGCCCGAGATCGATGCCCAACTGATCGCGGATTCCATTTCCCAACAGCTTGAAAAACGTATCATGTTCCGCCGGGCGATGAAGCGAGCGATGCAAAATGCCATGCGATTAGGAGCTCAGGGTATCAAGATCATGAGCTCCGGTCGATTGAACGGTGCCGAGATCGCCCGCACCGAATGGTATCGTGAAGGCCGTGTGCCGCTCCATACGTTGCGAGCACAAATCGATTATGGTTTTTCAGAAGCAAAAACCACTTATGGTGTCATCGGCATCAAGGTTTGGGTTTTCAAAGGTGAAACAACCGGACGCGAAGAAACGGTCACCCCTCCGGCTCCTCAGGAACGGCAAGATGAGCCTGCAAAGCGACCGAAGCGTTCTGTCAGAGCTTCCTCGAGCGCTGCTGATGGAGAAACGAAGCCAGCTGCATCGAAGATGCAAAAGAAATCTGAAGCCGCCCAATCGGAAGTCAAGCCTGGTCAGGATTCACCCAAGCCGACGGCCAAACGAGTCAGGAAGACCGCTGCCGGTCAGCCTGTCGCAGGCAAAGGTGCGAAGGAGTAA
- the rplP gene encoding 50S ribosomal protein L16, whose protein sequence is MLQPARRKYRKEHKGRNTGLASRGAKVSFGEYGLKAVGRGRLTARQIEAARRAMTRHIKRGGRIWIRIFPDKPISKKPAEVRMGNGKGNPEYWVAEIQPGKVLYEMDGVDEALAREAFALAAAKLPVSTTFVTRHLG, encoded by the coding sequence ATGCTGCAACCAGCACGTAGAAAATACCGCAAGGAACACAAAGGCCGGAATACTGGCCTGGCTTCACGTGGCGCCAAAGTAAGTTTTGGTGAATATGGTCTGAAAGCCGTTGGCCGTGGCCGACTTACTGCGAGGCAGATCGAAGCGGCCCGCCGTGCAATGACTCGCCATATCAAGCGGGGTGGGCGGATCTGGATCAGAATCTTTCCTGACAAGCCCATTTCGAAGAAACCAGCCGAGGTGCGCATGGGTAACGGCAAGGGGAACCCTGAATATTGGGTTGCTGAAATTCAGCCTGGCAAGGTCCTTTACGAAATGGATGGAGTCGACGAGGCGTTGGCCAGAGAAGCGTTTGCCCTAGCTGCCGCAAAGCTCCCGGTATCTACCACCTTCGTAACACGACACTTGGGATAA
- the rpmC gene encoding 50S ribosomal protein L29, producing the protein MKAGELRMKSEEELRKELIELRKAQFSLRMQLATQQSNNTAQLGKLRKDVARIKTILCERAAGK; encoded by the coding sequence ATGAAAGCCGGTGAATTGAGGATGAAGAGCGAAGAAGAACTTCGCAAGGAACTGATCGAGCTTCGGAAAGCGCAATTTTCTCTGCGCATGCAGTTGGCTACTCAGCAGTCCAACAACACCGCACAGCTCGGTAAGCTGCGTAAGGATGTTGCACGTATTAAGACGATCCTGTGTGAAAGGGCTGCAGGCAAATGA
- the rpsQ gene encoding 30S ribosomal protein S17, translated as MIETNKPMRRTLEGRVVSDKMQKTVTVLIERRVKHPVIGKVITRSKKYHAHVEGLTVSAGDLVQIEECAPISKTKAWRVSKVIQRAAEV; from the coding sequence ATGATCGAAACGAACAAGCCAATGCGTCGCACGCTGGAAGGCCGGGTTGTAAGCGACAAAATGCAAAAAACCGTGACCGTGCTCATCGAACGGCGCGTTAAACATCCGGTGATAGGCAAGGTGATTACCCGTTCGAAGAAGTATCATGCCCATGTCGAGGGATTGACGGTGTCTGCTGGGGATCTGGTACAGATTGAAGAATGTGCGCCAATCTCAAAAACGAAGGCCTGGCGTGTCAGCAAGGTTATTCAAAGAGCCGCTGAGGTATAG
- the rplN gene encoding 50S ribosomal protein L14, with protein MIQMQTRLDVADNTGARSVMCIKVMGGSKRRYAGIGDIIKVSVKDAAPRGRVKKGEVYSAVVVRTAKGVRRQDGSLIRFDNNAAVLLNNKLEPIGTRIFGPVTRELRTERFMKIVSLAPEVL; from the coding sequence ATGATTCAAATGCAAACCCGGCTGGATGTGGCCGACAATACGGGCGCACGCTCGGTGATGTGTATCAAGGTGATGGGTGGATCAAAGCGCCGTTATGCCGGAATCGGTGACATCATCAAAGTCAGTGTCAAAGATGCGGCGCCGCGTGGTCGCGTAAAGAAGGGCGAAGTCTATAGTGCTGTGGTCGTCAGGACCGCCAAGGGTGTTCGGCGTCAGGATGGTTCCTTGATTAGGTTCGACAATAATGCGGCGGTGCTGCTGAATAACAAACTCGAGCCCATCGGGACGCGCATTTTTGGACCTGTCACTCGCGAACTTCGTACCGAGCGTTTCATGAAGATTGTTTCGCTTGCCCCGGAAGTCCTGTGA
- the rplX gene encoding 50S ribosomal protein L24 → MEKIRKGDEVIVIAGRDKGKRGTVLRCVTEDRLIVGGVNRVKKHLRPNPMKGQVGGIVEKEMPIHVSNVALFNPATQKADRVGFKVLEDGAKVRIFKSTGELVKA, encoded by the coding sequence ATGGAAAAGATTCGTAAAGGCGATGAGGTGATCGTCATCGCGGGACGAGATAAAGGCAAGAGAGGTACTGTTTTGCGGTGCGTCACAGAGGATCGCCTGATCGTTGGTGGCGTCAATCGTGTCAAGAAGCACTTGCGTCCAAATCCGATGAAAGGTCAGGTGGGCGGTATCGTTGAAAAAGAAATGCCCATCCATGTATCGAATGTGGCTTTGTTCAATCCGGCCACACAGAAAGCCGATCGAGTGGGTTTCAAGGTGCTGGAAGACGGTGCCAAGGTAAGGATATTCAAATCTACCGGCGAATTAGTAAAGGCGTAA